One Streptomyces fagopyri DNA window includes the following coding sequences:
- a CDS encoding GNAT family N-acetyltransferase: MSNVTVTTWSLEQTAPADLLPAVAPDGDVRIVRAGVPSPEFSRFLYASVGADVRWTDRLGWTYAQWERFLDRPGVETWVAYDRGTPAGYVELEPQDDGVVEIVYFGLIPAFRGRRIGGHLLSYGVARAWDLAERVPGRAETKRVWLHTCSQDGEHAMDNYLRRGFRLFDTKVEEEPDVTAPGPWPGARTL; encoded by the coding sequence ATGAGCAACGTCACTGTGACCACCTGGTCCCTGGAGCAGACGGCCCCGGCCGACCTGCTCCCCGCGGTCGCGCCCGACGGCGACGTCCGGATCGTGCGCGCCGGGGTCCCCTCGCCCGAGTTCAGCCGCTTCCTGTACGCGTCGGTCGGCGCCGACGTCCGCTGGACCGACCGGCTGGGCTGGACGTACGCGCAGTGGGAGCGGTTCCTGGACCGGCCGGGCGTGGAGACCTGGGTCGCCTACGACCGGGGGACGCCCGCGGGCTATGTCGAGCTGGAACCGCAGGACGACGGCGTCGTGGAGATCGTCTACTTCGGTCTGATCCCCGCCTTCCGCGGCCGGCGCATCGGCGGCCACCTCCTCTCGTACGGGGTCGCGCGGGCCTGGGACCTGGCGGAGCGCGTGCCGGGGCGGGCGGAGACCAAGCGGGTCTGGCTGCACACGTGCAGCCAGGACGGGGAGCACGCCATGGACAACTACCTGCGGCGCGGGTTCAGGCTCTTCGACACCAAGGTCGAGGAGGAGCCGGACGTGACCGCTCCCGGCCCCTGGCCCGGCGCACGGACGCTCTGA
- a CDS encoding putative leader peptide, with amino-acid sequence MSGTGIALVSRRHVDLGRMSSAICPVS; translated from the coding sequence ATGTCTGGAACTGGAATTGCCTTGGTGAGTCGGCGGCACGTCGACCTCGGCCGCATGTCCAGCGCCATCTGTCCGGTGAGCTGA
- a CDS encoding nitrite/sulfite reductase → MAATPQNPDAAPRRKVSRHRGEGQWAVGHFTPLNGNEQFKKDDDGLNVRTRIETIYSKRGFDSIDPNDLRGRMRWWGLYTQRKPGIDGGKTAILEPEELDDKYFMLRVRIDGGRLTTDQLRVIGEISQEFARGTADLTDRQNVQYHWIRIEDVPEIWNRLEAVGLSTTEACGDTPRVILGSPVAGIAEDEIIDGTPAVDEIQRRIIGNKDFSNLPRKFKSAISGSPLLDVAHEINDVAFVGVNHPEHGPGFDLWVGGGLSTNPKIGQRLGAWVPLDEVPDVYEGVISIFRDYGYRRLRTRARLKFLLADWGVEKFRQILEDEYLERKLVDGPAPEQPVARWRDHVGVHRQKDGNFYVGFAPRVGRVDGTTLTKIAELAGAHGSGRLRTTVEQKMIVLDVEESRVDSLVEGLEALDLTVRPSPFRRGTMACTGIEYCKLAIVETKARGASLIDELERRLPEFEEPITINVNGCPNACARIQVADIGLKGQLVLDDQGQQVEGFQVHLGGALGLEAGFGRKVRGLKVTSDELPDYVERVLKRFQAERADGERFATWALRASEEALS, encoded by the coding sequence ATGGCCGCCACCCCGCAGAATCCCGACGCCGCGCCCCGCCGCAAGGTGAGCCGTCACCGCGGTGAGGGGCAGTGGGCCGTGGGTCACTTCACCCCGCTCAACGGAAACGAGCAGTTCAAGAAGGACGACGACGGTCTCAACGTGCGGACACGCATTGAGACGATCTACTCCAAGCGGGGCTTCGACTCGATCGACCCCAACGACCTCCGTGGACGGATGCGCTGGTGGGGTCTGTACACCCAGCGCAAGCCCGGGATCGACGGCGGCAAGACCGCGATCCTGGAGCCGGAGGAGCTGGACGACAAGTACTTCATGCTCCGCGTCCGCATCGACGGCGGCCGCCTCACCACCGACCAGCTGCGCGTCATCGGCGAGATCTCGCAGGAGTTCGCGCGCGGCACCGCCGACCTCACCGACCGGCAGAACGTGCAGTACCACTGGATCCGCATCGAGGACGTCCCGGAGATCTGGAACCGGCTGGAGGCCGTGGGCCTGTCCACGACCGAGGCCTGCGGCGACACCCCGCGTGTCATCCTCGGCTCGCCCGTCGCCGGGATCGCCGAGGACGAGATCATCGACGGCACCCCCGCGGTCGACGAGATCCAGCGCCGGATCATCGGCAACAAGGACTTCTCGAACCTGCCCCGCAAGTTCAAGTCCGCGATCTCGGGCTCCCCGCTGCTGGACGTGGCGCACGAGATCAACGACGTCGCGTTCGTCGGCGTGAACCACCCCGAGCACGGCCCCGGCTTCGACCTCTGGGTCGGCGGCGGTCTCTCCACCAACCCGAAGATCGGACAGCGCCTCGGCGCCTGGGTCCCGCTGGACGAGGTCCCGGACGTCTACGAGGGCGTCATCTCGATCTTCCGTGACTACGGCTACCGCCGGCTGCGCACCCGCGCCCGCCTGAAGTTCCTGCTCGCCGACTGGGGCGTGGAGAAGTTCCGCCAGATCCTGGAGGACGAGTACCTGGAGCGCAAGCTGGTCGACGGCCCCGCGCCCGAGCAGCCCGTGGCCCGCTGGCGCGACCACGTGGGAGTGCACCGGCAGAAGGACGGCAACTTCTACGTCGGCTTCGCCCCCCGCGTGGGACGGGTGGACGGCACCACCCTGACCAAGATCGCCGAGCTGGCGGGGGCCCACGGCTCCGGCCGGCTGCGCACCACCGTCGAGCAGAAGATGATCGTGCTCGACGTCGAGGAGAGCCGGGTCGACTCGCTGGTGGAGGGTCTCGAAGCCCTCGACCTGACGGTCCGGCCGTCTCCCTTCCGGCGCGGCACGATGGCCTGCACCGGTATCGAGTACTGCAAGCTCGCGATCGTCGAGACCAAGGCGCGCGGCGCCTCCCTGATCGACGAACTCGAACGCCGTCTGCCCGAGTTCGAAGAGCCGATCACGATCAACGTGAACGGCTGCCCGAACGCCTGCGCCCGTATCCAGGTCGCGGACATCGGCCTCAAGGGACAGCTCGTCCTCGACGACCAGGGACAGCAGGTCGAGGGCTTCCAGGTGCACCTGGGCGGCGCGCTCGGACTGGAGGCCGGCTTCGGCCGCAAGGTCCGCGGCCTGAAGGTCACCTCGGACGAACTCCCCGACTACGTCGAGCGTGTCCTCAAGCGCTTCCAGGCGGAGCGCGCGGACGGCGAGCGCTTCGCGACCTGGGCCTTGCGGGCCTCCGAGGAGGCCCTGTCGTGA
- a CDS encoding phosphoadenylyl-sulfate reductase, which produces MTAIQQDRTTRDLKSVAEQAGRDLEDASALEILRWAVDTFGGKFCVTSSMEDAVVAHLASRARPDGGRVDVVFLDTGYHFPETIGTRDAVEAVMDVDVITLTPRQTVAEQDAEYGPALHDRDPDLCCALRKVKPLEEGLTAYDAWATGLRRDESPTRADTPVVGWDEKRRKVKIAPIARWTQDDVDAYVAEYGVLTNPLLTDGYASVGCAPCTRRVLAGEDARAGRWAGRSKTECGLHG; this is translated from the coding sequence ATGACGGCCATTCAGCAAGACCGTACGACCCGGGACTTGAAGAGCGTCGCCGAACAGGCCGGACGCGACCTCGAGGACGCGTCCGCCCTGGAGATCCTCCGGTGGGCCGTGGACACCTTCGGCGGGAAGTTCTGCGTGACCTCGTCGATGGAGGACGCGGTCGTCGCCCATCTCGCCTCCCGTGCCCGACCGGACGGCGGCCGGGTCGACGTGGTCTTCCTCGACACCGGCTACCACTTCCCCGAGACCATCGGCACCCGGGACGCGGTCGAGGCGGTGATGGACGTCGACGTCATCACCCTGACCCCCCGGCAGACGGTCGCCGAACAGGACGCCGAGTACGGGCCCGCGCTGCACGACCGCGACCCGGACCTGTGCTGCGCCCTGCGCAAGGTCAAGCCCCTCGAAGAGGGACTGACGGCGTACGACGCCTGGGCGACGGGCCTGCGCCGGGACGAGTCCCCGACCCGGGCGGACACCCCGGTCGTCGGCTGGGACGAGAAGCGGCGGAAGGTCAAGATCGCGCCGATCGCCCGCTGGACGCAGGACGACGTGGACGCCTACGTCGCCGAGTACGGCGTGCTCACCAACCCGCTGCTGACGGACGGATACGCCTCCGTCGGCTGCGCGCCCTGCACCCGCCGCGTCCTGGCGGGCGAGGACGCGCGCGCAGGCCGCTGGGCGGGACGTTCCAAGACCGAGTGCGGGCTGCACGGCTGA
- the cysC gene encoding adenylyl-sulfate kinase, which translates to MTGIAENQENQVTGATIWLTGLPSAGKTTIAYELAGRLREEGHRVEVLDGDEIREFLSSGLGFSRADRDTNVRRIGFLAELLSRNGVKALVPVIAPYADSREAVRKRHGASGTAYLEVHVATPVEVCSVRDVKGLYAKQAAGEISGLTGVDDPYEEPESPDLRLESHTQSVQESAAALHALLTERGLA; encoded by the coding sequence ATGACCGGGATCGCGGAGAACCAGGAGAACCAAGTGACCGGAGCCACGATCTGGCTCACGGGTCTGCCGAGTGCCGGCAAGACCACCATCGCGTACGAGCTGGCCGGCCGACTGCGTGAGGAGGGCCACCGCGTCGAGGTGCTCGACGGCGACGAGATCCGCGAGTTCCTCTCGTCGGGCCTCGGCTTCTCGCGTGCCGACCGCGACACCAACGTGCGGCGCATCGGTTTCCTCGCCGAACTCCTCTCGCGCAACGGCGTCAAGGCGCTGGTGCCGGTGATCGCGCCGTACGCCGACAGCCGGGAGGCCGTGCGGAAACGTCACGGGGCCAGTGGCACCGCGTATCTGGAGGTGCACGTGGCGACCCCGGTCGAGGTCTGCTCCGTACGGGATGTGAAGGGTCTGTACGCCAAGCAGGCCGCGGGCGAGATCTCCGGGCTGACCGGCGTCGACGATCCCTACGAGGAGCCCGAGTCGCCCGATCTGCGCCTCGAGTCGCACACCCAGTCCGTGCAGGAGTCCGCGGCCGCGCTGCACGCGCTGCTCACCGAAAGGGGTCTCGCATGA
- the cysD gene encoding sulfate adenylyltransferase subunit CysD, with amino-acid sequence MTTAATVSEATGGSGDAGPYALSHLDALESEAVHIFREVAGEFERPVVLFSGGKDSIVMLHLALKAFAPAAVPFSLLHVDTGHNFPEVLEYRDRTVAAHGLRLHVASVQDYIDRGVLKERPDGTRNPLQTVPLTEKIQSERFDAVFGGGRRDEEKARAKERVFSLRDEFSQWDPRRQRPELWQLYNGRHAPGEHVRVFPLSNWTELDVWQYIAREHIELPGIYFAHEREVFRRAGMWLTAGEWGGPKASETVEKRRIRYRTVGDMSCTGAVDSDATTLDAVIAEIAASRLTERGATRADDKMSEAAMEDRKREGYF; translated from the coding sequence ATGACGACCGCAGCCACTGTGTCCGAGGCAACCGGCGGCTCGGGGGACGCAGGCCCGTACGCGCTGTCGCACCTGGACGCGCTGGAGTCCGAGGCGGTGCACATCTTCCGCGAGGTCGCGGGCGAGTTCGAGCGGCCGGTGGTCCTCTTCTCGGGCGGCAAGGACTCCATCGTCATGCTCCACCTGGCGCTGAAGGCCTTCGCTCCCGCGGCCGTCCCCTTCTCCCTGCTGCACGTCGACACCGGGCACAACTTCCCGGAGGTCCTGGAGTACCGCGACCGCACGGTGGCCGCGCACGGCCTGCGCCTGCACGTCGCCTCCGTACAGGACTACATCGACCGCGGCGTCCTCAAGGAGCGTCCGGACGGCACCCGCAACCCCCTGCAGACCGTGCCGCTGACCGAGAAGATCCAGTCGGAGCGCTTCGACGCCGTGTTCGGCGGCGGACGCCGCGACGAGGAGAAGGCCCGCGCCAAGGAACGCGTCTTCTCCCTGCGCGACGAGTTCTCCCAGTGGGACCCGCGCCGCCAGCGTCCCGAGCTGTGGCAGCTCTACAACGGGCGCCACGCCCCCGGCGAGCACGTCCGCGTCTTCCCCCTCTCCAACTGGACCGAGCTCGACGTCTGGCAGTACATCGCCCGCGAGCACATCGAACTCCCCGGCATCTACTTCGCGCACGAGCGCGAGGTCTTCCGGCGCGCCGGTATGTGGCTGACCGCCGGCGAGTGGGGCGGTCCGAAGGCGAGCGAGACGGTCGAGAAGCGGCGGATCCGTTACCGCACCGTCGGCGACATGTCCTGCACCGGCGCCGTCGACTCCGACGCGACCACGCTGGACGCCGTGATCGCCGAGATCGCCGCCTCCCGGCTCACCGAGCGGGGCGCCACCCGCGCCGACGACAAGATGTCGGAAGCCGCGATGGAAGACCGCAAGCGCGAGGGGTACTTCTAG